The nucleotide window ggctcatttgaaaagaccctgatgttcaaaaagattcagggcaggaggagaaagggacgacagaggatgagatggctggatggcatcactgatgcaacggacacgagtttgagtaaactccgggaattagtgatggacaggaaggcctggcgtgctgcaaaccatggggttgcagagtcggacacaactgagtgactgaactgaacgagaCCCATGGCCTGTCACAGGTTGCTATGGAGATCTTTTCCCACCAAATATGTCTTCCTGGAAGGGAACTGGTCAACAGGACTTAAGAGTTTTAAGAATGGGTCTCTCTGGCCTCCTGGACATCTGACCCAACCAGATAATGCAACTCACATTTTACCCTGGAgcgttactcagttgtgtccatctctgtgaccccacgtacgatggcccaccagactcctgtccatgggattcttcaggcaagaaaatggagtgggttgccatttcctcctccaggggatgtttttCTTGTCATTAACAATGACTACAGTCTTTTACTTCTTGACTCTGTACCTGGATAAATCGTAAAGGCAGGGCTGAGAACTCCCAGCTGACCTCTTGTATCGTCCCAGAAAAatactttggtttaaaaaaaaaagaaaactaacttcCCCTCTGAATCCGATTTTCTCTTGAGGGAGTATTTCTATCATTGCGGTTGTCTTGAGTTCACTGGGAAACACTGAGAACTGGAAATGACAGGACTCCCACAGCTCAGTGGGCTCGCAGGGTGGGCCCAGAAGCCACGAGTGTGAGGGAGGCTGGACACACCGTGCCGTCAAATGCAGTCACCTGTCTAATCTGACCCGTTCGTTTCTTCATGAGCTCAACCAGCATCTTGAGAGTATTTAAAGTCAGGTCTGTGTAGTAACTGTCAACtgttattttatcttcttggttAACGTCCCATTGCTCTTATCAGAAGCCTGGCACTGGGGGAACTCAGGTCTTGGTAACAGGAGCGCAGTGCTTGCCTGGCCTGGGCAACGTCCAAGgtacaaaaggaaggaaaagtcaGACCTAAAGTTACCGGGAGCTCAAGAGTGACAACAGCAGTTTTACAAAGGAGCACACTTACCTGCAAAATAGTCCCCATGGTCTGGCCACATTACAGAGACAGTGACTTGGTTCATCATTAGTATTTATTGGGCGCCTATTTTGTGTGAAGCACTGTGCCAGGCCTTGGGGAAAATACAAAGATAAACCCACAAGACTGCCCTCAAAGAGCTTACAGTCTAGGGTAGGAGCAGTCTCTGGAGATCTGCTACGTTTGACTACCCTCCCCCACACCTGCCccagaaaaagacagagaaaaggaaaaaagaaaaaaactcaagtTTACTAGACTTGGTTTCATCCATTTTTAGTTCAGCagcttcacattaaaaaaaaagcatcaatctGAAAGTCTTTTAAATGCATACCTTTTACTCGTAaacaaaattcattttcattAGAAAAATGTTGAATATTTATTGCAATTAAGAAAAGCCTCAAACGTTTCTTCAGTATCGACATGAATGTTTTTCTTATGAATTTAAAGTAAACAGTTTCCCAAATTGCATCAAAACATGCAACAATTTTTTGAAACAGATTGTTTTAAACTAAACCACTGGCAGTCACATAGAAGGTACATAGGCTGTCTGCTAAAAGCAAGGGAGGCTTCTGAAATGGACAGATGTTGACTATCAAAATTCACAGCTTATGGTTTCGCCCCCATAAACTCATTTCATGTCAATTCAAAGTATTATAAAGCAGTCCCATTAACCTGTAGCCCAAAGATCCGAAGCTTTAAGGTTTAGATGGTTCTTACAGCCTTAAAGCCTCTCTCAGTGCTATCACTAGGCTGGCCAGACCCACCAAAGAGCTGTAAGATAATTACAAAGACAGAAACTCAAATTAACCCCTTTTCCTATTACACCATAAAGGATTTCTGGTCTCTGGTTATCTTCCTTTAGGCACAAAGAAACCAAATGTAATCAATTGTGGGGCATGGAAAACAGAATGTGCTGGTCCAGGTTAAACCGCAGGAGAAAAGGAACATGGGAGCACACTAGAGGAGAGTCTCACAATTCTTTCCCAGGATGATCCCAGGACTTTCTAATCCAAAGTGTGAAGCCTTCAGTCTTGTGGAAATGCAAGACTTTTGAAAACACTGATGCTAAGGTAGACAATGTTATCAACTGAATACAGGTCCAACTTTTCATGCAGTTACAGTGGACTTAAAAAGATGTGCAAACCCAAAAATGAGTTCCTGAGAGGAAGGTTTTGTATTCCCGTGTTGGATCATCCTTGTCCTGAGCACTTTCTCTttcaaatgaaagcaaaaactcTTATTGTGCTAGTGGGCCTTTCTACTCCCCTTCCTCTCCTAACTCCAAAAAGGGGGTGAGCCTGGACTGAACAGTAGCTAGAGTAAATTTCCACATTCAAGTGCAGCAAACACAGATCCAGGCATCCAGAGGCCTCTGAACGTCAGCTGGCCCTGGGTCTGCCCTGGGCGGCAGGCCCATTGAGAGCACCCTCCTCAAGGAGCACACACCCTTTCAAGCTTTGATGCCAACAGATGTTAAGTTTGTGTCTAGTATTTGtacaaaaactatacaaaaagttAAATCTTCTGGGTGCAAAATctaacagaaataaagtcagaTCAATATGAATTATATGTTAATTCATCTCAGTCATCTTATTACATCTGCCCTCTCATTACTAAGGTGCTTTTCTGTTCAATCGGCCAAAGAGATACAACGAATTTTACAGATGTGTATGGTATAAAAGAATCACTATTTAACTAGTCCAACTctgtcattttatagataaagaaacggAGACCCTGAAAAGTTTAATGAAAAAGCTGCGAGCcaaacccagtctagtattcatGACACTGTACCTCTGGCCTCCACAGAACACATGCCCTTATAAGCCAAGCTGTTCCAGGCAATGTAAGTAAATGGGGATGTGTTTCTCATGACAAACATCAGCCACTGGTGTAAACGATGCTTAGAAAACATTAGCCCTTTTTGGTTACTGCTGACACTGTTCCTGCAGTGTTTGGTCTAGCTTTTAGGGATGATTGATCTGCAGTTGCTTCCTTTGAGGATATTTATTTGTCCACTGTAGAAAAAAACATGATTAAATATGATTATATAATCAAtctctaaattatttttacatacgtttggattcttttacttttaatgtgAGAATTAATTTATGCAGAGAATGAGTGACATTACCTCTATATAAATTGTTGGCAACTTGAAAATCAGTCACTTTCATTTAGAAAAGGAACTCTTCTAACTAATAGAAAGGGCGTCCAGGGTAACAAAGACTGTATTAAAAATTACAGAAGTGAATTTTGACTAGTCTGTCATCTGAGGTATAGAAGAAAGGACATGCTCAGAGAAACAGATCTGAGTTCAAGGGTCAGTGCCCTTGCTTGCTGGCTATGTAATAACCTGGAAGCAATCCAATAAACTTCTGGGTCAGTTTCTTTATCTTCAAAGAGCTAACATTTGTACTACCTACCTCATTATATTATTGAGAATCACATACAGTCAAATATACGTGAGTGCTTGTAAATAGAAAACCACACCAACAATATTTATTATTACCCCGATAATTATTAAAATGTGGAcctataaaaaaatttaaataattaccaCTCTGTGGCACTAGGCATGCTCAGGAGAACAAACAGAGAGTAAACCATGCAAACATTTTCAACTTTCTAcggcaatgttaaaaaaaaaaaaaatcacacaaagatATAATACCAAGGAGCTTTTTTTAGAGAAAGCACTGAAAGACACAGACTTAAGTGACTTTAAAATGATTTGAGAATGATTTACTGCATATAAAGAGGTATTTAGTCTTTAGTGGAGAAAGCTGCTAGTCACCTGTCAGAAAAACAAGCATTTGGGCATTCTTAAGACAAATGGAATAAAATTCCATCATGTTTGGCTGTTTTGTAAACCAGGCTTCTCACTAGTATTAATTTTTCCAGTATTGAAATATACCctaaaagagatgaaagaaaatatctgCTTCTAAATCACATCCAATGTGAGCCTGCATGAACACAAGGCTTAAATAGAGTTCTCCCGACTCCACAGGCACCTCAAAGTACTGACTATCCTTCATGAGCACTCATATTCCATCCAGAATGATGGACATACAGCAAAGACTTCAAATACAGGTATTTCACAGAAGCTTCTGATGTGGCTGTCTCACTCTTATAATACCCCACTCTGGTGgcctttgtttgtttgtatttggAAAATTAGGTAGTACATAAGTCTTTCCCTTCAAATATGCCTTCTGATGTTCATTCTTATACCAAAAAAAAACGTTAACACAAAACAAATGAAGATGCAAGGAAGAGAGAAACGAGATACAATTCATTAGGTATAAAAATATGTTGTTTCAAATTCAGAATAATTTAATAACTCTTCGTTATTTCATATGTATCTGGAAATGGGACAGATACATGTCCTGATCCTGTCACAAGAGGTAGAATTCCAGCATTTGGTACGACATTCCAGGACAGGGTTAAAGTGACATTCCTATTTCCCCTGTAACGAGACATCATAAACAGAGGTCAGCAGAAACATTTGTagttcaataaaaatgttttaattcaaGCACTGCGTATCAGATACTTTATGTTTTAACCAGCTCTAAGTGGAATTCGAATCTACAAACACATTTTCTCAAGTCTTTTGAAATCACAGACAATGCTGGAAAACCCCAGCATTCTCACTGTAGGCTTCCCGTAATGACCCACCTGAAGTTACTTAAGCGTCACAGGCAAGCCATCAACCAAAACGCTTAAATATGCAAAACGCAGGAAACATAAACACATTTGAGCTAGAAACCAGGGTGAAATGATTTGAAACTTAATTCTATCATTATCCACATGGGCAAACCTGAATTGATCAAAATCTCTCAATGCTGGAAAATTTTTATCTGCAAAAACAGGTTTGGTTAAAATAGCTCTTCCCTAAAATTCTTTCCAAAGCTGACCCACAGAGACTAGAGCCAAAGCGGACCCAAAAGATCATTCTAATTCCTTCATTTTGTACAAAaagaagctgaggttcagagaggttaagtgaacCAAAACCAGGAACCTCAGTATCAAATCCTGGACCAACAGGCTGCTGCCTCATTCAGGTTCCCTGGCAGTTCCTCTGACAGCCCTACAGGAGCCCTCTGGGGATAACAGTCCCACCTCAGGATCAGCTGCCCAGGACGCTGCACTGCTGAGAGCAGAAGCCCCAGGCCCTCCCAGTCTGACTATTCAGTTCCCAGAAGGCAAGAGAGCTGAGCACTTAGGCTCCGGCTTGCACAGCACTGTTTCTGCTCAATCTTCCAGTTCAGAGCTAAGTAAATACTTTTCTTCTCTATCAACTTTTCTTTTTAGCctgtaacatttttctttaaaaacacatcATGTCTTTCTCTCCCCTTCACGTAGCATCACATGTAAAAAATGACAAAGGGTTGCTCACTTGAGACCATTTCCGTCgtcaaagaaaaaatactttgtcTTCATATCTTTTAACAGCAGCTTCGGATTATCACCTCTCAGAACAATCTTGTCCCAAAGGACAACCTGGTTCAGAGcctgcattaaaataaaaattaattaggtAATTCAATAGAAATTAGCATCTCGGTCACTTCAGATGTATTTGTAAATAAACCCTTATttatatggatgaatctcacttTGAAGGACCTGTTAAAATCTTAAATCAGACAAAATGATACAAGTGGATAGACACAGGAGTCCAACCTCTCCTGGACAAAAGACTTTTCCCTAAGGAAAATCACCTCTTTTGCTAAGACAACCCTATTATTTAAAGCCCTTGAAACTCAATGCAAGGTTTTAGACTTATGTGCTCTTCAGAGCAAGACCCTAGGAGAAACAGAAATTTCATTATGGTAAAATCCTAGGAGTCAGACAATCCTTTCAAGTCACTGCTTTGACAGATCACAAACAAGTTTGGGAAATTAAGGACatgaaatggagaaaaaacacATCTGTAAAAAAGACAGAAGCTACAAAAGAGATAGTTTTGTTAGTAGAGTCACCATCTCCATGGGCTTGTGATTTTTACTAAATTACTCAGGTcagatatttcaaatatataaaatttatgagAATGAGGCTTTAAATAGCTACAAAAATACTTCCACACATGTACTTACATTATTTTTTGTTGAATATTCAGCTGATAAATAAAGAAACAACTGCTTAACATTccaatcaaatatattttctagatGTAAATTAATTAAGGAATATATAAATCACAAAGCATACAACTTTAAGAAGATTTGTTATTCTTAAATTGATAATTCATAGCAATACTgatactaaaattaaaataaaaaagaggtggCCCAGAAACATACTGGTCCactaataaaaacatataaaagataaTACAGTGTAAAATCCAGCTCATTCCAAAGTCAAAAAATATCAGTGAGATTAAGAGCATCCTTCCCTGCTCCTTTAAGCATTACTACCTGAGATATTTCAATTAATAAGAAATtagccaagaaataaaaattcagttttccGTAAAATCAACCCCCTAAGTCTAAAAGAAAGAGGACCTAGTATCTTAAACATACATGATGCCACTGGAGTTCTGAGTATCACCAATGATCACAAGGCAACCTCATGTTATGCAAAAAAGAATAGGCTCAAGTAACTAAACCAAGTAAACTGTACAAGCTGAACTGGCAGTAAACTGTACATGTTGTTTATGGACACATGCCAGTAGAGATCAAAATGTCTCAACCCATGATGTGCCTTATAAAGTAAGAGTATGAACACCAATTTGGTTTACAAGAGTGAAAAAATTCACCAGGATTAATTACAACACTAGCAGCACTGAGAcccgggttgggaaggtctcctggaggagggatggcagcccacctgcctagagaagcccagggacagagaagcctgctgggctacagtccatggggccacaaagagtagcacataactgagcgactaagcacagtgaCACTAAGAAACGAGCTGAGTTAATGTCTGGATTTCACTCAGCATCATACATTCAGTCATTTCATTATATCCATTTACATGCTAAGAGGTACATGCTCATGACATTCCTCTCTCGGATATGTGTGTCCACTAAGAATCACTATTTTAGCATTGAAGTCTTGGATATTTCTTTATATGGACAGGTACA belongs to Bubalus kerabau isolate K-KA32 ecotype Philippines breed swamp buffalo chromosome 2, PCC_UOA_SB_1v2, whole genome shotgun sequence and includes:
- the SPCS3 gene encoding signal peptidase complex subunit 3; the protein is MNTVLSRANSLFAFSLSVMAALTFGCFITTAFKDRSVPVRLHVSRIMLKNVEDFTGPRERSDLGFITFDITADLENIFDWNVKQLFLYLSAEYSTKNNALNQVVLWDKIVLRGDNPKLLLKDMKTKYFFFDDGNGLKGNRNVTLTLSWNVVPNAGILPLVTGSGHVSVPFPDTYEITKSY